From the Halomonas sp. MCCC 1A13316 genome, the window AGGCAGTTTCTCAATCCCTTCGCGCTGGAGGGTTATCGCGAGTCTTGAGGCAATGGAGCCAGGGAGTTGGCATAACCGCTCATGCAAGATAGCCGGGCGTAACAACTCGATTGCGCATTTTTCAGGGTTGCCGTGGATAGCTAGCTGTCCACACTGCGGTGCAGCTTCACGCTGGGCTTGACGGAATGAGGACCGCTTCCACCGGCCGCCGCAGCGAACGCGGCATCGCCTTGCCTCGCCCGAACCGCACCACCAGGTCGGGACGCCCACCCACTAGACCCAGTGCCTCGGTGAACACAGGGCGAACGCTCGCCTCTTCGATTGGCTGGTTGATGAAGGCATTGCAGATGCCGAGTGCCGTCGCCTGCAGGGCGAAGCGCTGGTAGCAGCGGCCGGCTTCCACCCAGTGCGCCCTGTCGTCGCTTTCCGAGATGAACACGGCAATTCCGGCGGAGCTGCGTACCTGACGAGCCACCTTGGCATTTTCGACGCCTTGCCGAAACAGGCTGCGGAACAGCCACCTGCCCAGCCAGCGCGGGGTGGCGGGGCTGCCCATCGAGCGCGCGAAAAGCCCGTCGCCGGCTTCGACTGCCTCTCGGTCGCCGAAGCGGATCCAGTTCTCGAGTTCCTGCCGGAATGACCGGTTGCCGATCTGCAGGCTGTTGGCCTGGAGCACGAACTCCAGCACTTTTTCCATCGCTTTGCGCTCGGTCAGTAGGCTGATGGAAACGCCCTTCCCGGTTCCCGCGGCCTGCAGCAGACTCAACTCGTTATCGGTAAGGGGCGTGCCGTCGTAGTCGGTGCGCGTACACTGCCGCGCCGGGATGGCCTCGAACAGTGGGGAGAGTTCCGGCTGGCAGGGTGTCAGCGTAACGCGCACCTCTCCGTCGCCTTCGGGATGGAAGGTCACCTCGCCTGACAGCCCGGAAGCTTGCGCCGCCAGGCTCAGGTTCTCGGCGGCACATCCCAGCGAAACGTAGAGGTGGTGGTCGTCCGGGTCGACGACCGGAGTACGCCGCGAGAGGTCCGGCAGGATAGCGATGGCATCGTCAGTGACTCTGAATCGCCAGCACTGGGTGTTGTGGCCGGAAGGGGCCAGGGTGGCATAGCGAATGAGCTCCTTCAGCCTTGCGGCACGATCGGACGCTTGCCCATCGCCATGGCGCCAGAGGATCTTCACAGATTGTTCGTAAGTCACCGCCCGCCCTCGCTAGCCGCAGCCCCTCGCTTATCTCAGTTTAGCGTCAACACTGCCCGCGAGGGCATGACTCGCAACATGTTTCTGCTCTGCCAACGGCAGGGCATTTGCTGGGGTGGCTCCGGGTAACTAGGCTGATCTCGTCATGTTCGGCATTGCCGGCGTGATACCTATTAGCCGCACCGTTTTCGACAGGAGGTTGAAACCATGTCCAGCCCGGAGCATAAGCAGAAAATCTGGAAGATGATCAAAGACATCAAAGTCGGCATGCTGGTGACGCTGGATGGCGAGACGCCTCGCGCCCGGCCGATGCACCTGGTGCAGGATGAGTATGACGGCACCCTGTGGTTCTTTACCCGCCGAAGTGCCGAGAAGGTTTCCGAGACCAGCCGCGACCACGATGTCTGCCTCAGTTTTTCCGATCAGGAAGAGGGCGTGTACGTGTCGCTCTCGGGCAAGGCCAACCTGACCGCTGACCGCGAGCTGGTCGAGAAATACTGGAACCCGTTCGTCGCCGCCTGGTTCCCCGACGGCAAGGACGACCCGGACCTCGCCCTGCTGGAGATCAAGGTGACCATGGGCGAGCACTGGAAGGCCAAGGAGAGCAAGGTGTTCCAGCTGTATGAGTTCGCCAAGGCCAATGTCAAGAAGGACGCTACCCCGAACTTGGGCGAGAACGAGAAGTTCGGTGGCTGACATCGTGCACCGGCAGCGTCTGTAAGGTGAAAGGCCATCTCTCGCCACTACCTCTGGAGCGTTGATTCGCGAGGAGGTGAACCAGTGATTCCGACGAGATGGGCCTCGCTGCCGAGCAACACCGCCGTGGCGGCCCAGGGTGTGCGCGGGTGCCCTTATGGCGTGCCTTTTTTCATTGAGCTCGCCGCCCTGTCTCAGGCAGGATGAAGAAAGGAAGTAGGTTGGCAGAGACAAGCAACGGCATACCGCTGGAGGAGCCACATGCAACCGCTGAGCTATTACTACTATAACGTGTTGGAAGGTCTCGAAAAGCCGTGCGACGTACCGTCGGCTCAGCTGCAGGAGGGCTACGACATCCTGTATCGACATGGCGGCCGCATCGAGATTGACCTGATGCGCAAGACCGAGGATAGCCATGCCCAGGGCATGCCCTACCACTGGTACGAGGCCCTGGATGAAGAGCAGCGGGCGAAACTGCACAAGGCCCTGAATGACGAAGATCCCGCGAAGATTCTCAAGATCATTCAGCGTAACGGCTATGCCGGCGTGCTCTATCACCATGCCTGGCATAACTTCCGGGAGTCGGGAGCCGCCTAAGAACTGACATGCCGGCTGATTGATCAGTAAGCCTAATGTGCAGGGCCGCTTTCCCAGGAAAGCGGCCCTTTTACTTATCGTTTGACACAGGCTGCTCTTCTGGTCTTAGATGTGATTGCATTTAGATAGATCGGTCTATATAGGAGCATGCCCATGCCAGCCTCCAAGCGTGACCAGTTGCTCGCCACGGCCGAGCGACTCTTCTATGAGCAGGGCTTTCACGCCACCGGCATCGACCGCATCGTGGCGGCCGCCGGGGTGGTACGCATGACGCTCTACAACCACTTCGCCTCCAAGGAAGCGCTGGTTTCGGCCGTGCTGCAGGCCCGCCATGAACGCTTCGTCGCCAGCCTGGATGCGGCAATGTCCGCCGCTTCACCGGGCCAGGCGACGCGGGCGCTGGTCGATGCCCATGGCCGCTGGCTGGAAGCCTATAGTCCGCATGGCTGCATCATGACCAAGGCGATGGGCGAGTTCGCCGAGCACAGCGCCGAGATCCATGCCTTGGCGAGATCTTCCAAGCGCGACCTGCTGACACGACTCGAAACCGCTGTGGCACTCGATGGCCTGGGCCACCACCCGGATCTGGCGAGACGCCTCTTCCTGGTGCTGGAAGGCTGTAATACGGCGGTGCTGCTGCTGGGCATGCGGACGGCCTTAGCTGACACTCGGTCGGTAGTCGATGCCCTTCTCGCTGCGGCTTGGAGCAAGGATCAATGAGAACCTTGTCGAATATGGGATTTGCTTTTTTCGGTGCCGCGTTAATCGCCATCAGCTTCGGGCTTGCACGCTTTGCTTTTGGCCTGTACGTACCTTCCATCAGCACCGACCTGGAACTGACGGCCTACCTGATCGGTATCATCGGGGCACTGCCGTTAATCAGCTTCGTACTTGCCACGCTGGTCGCACCGTTTGCCGCTGATCGCCTTGGTGCTCGTTTGCTGGCGGTACTCTCGAGTGGTTTCGGTGCAGTCGGCCTTGCATTGATCAGCCTGGCCTCAGATGCGCTATCGCTTGGTGTTGGTGTGTTCGTCTGCGGCATCTGTACCGGTTTGATGATGCCGGCACTAACCGCTGCCATGCAGGCAATGGTGAGCCGCACGATGCACGGGCGAGTGAGCTCGATCATGAACGCAGGTACAAGCATCGGTATCATCGTCGCGGTACCTACTGTTGTGTTCCTCTCCAATGCATGGCGTTTCACTTATACAATGTTCGCCATGCTGGCAGGCATCGGTGTCGTTGCGGCGTGGTACTTCCTCCCCTCGGTATCACGGATCATGCCAGCAAACGCCGCGCCACCGCCCCCTATCAGCAGGTTGCAGTGGTCGCGTCTCATCCGGCTCACGTTGTTCGCCTTTGCCATGGGCTTTATTGCGGCGCCTTACTGGCTTTTTGCCCCGGACCTGACGGTTACCCTCGGCGACCTGCACCCCGGCCACACCGGTTGGCTATGGTTCGCGGTCGGTATTGCTGGGCTCGGTGGAGCCATGGTGAGTGACCTGGCTGACCGTAACAACCCGCCTATTACGCAAGCATTGATGCTGATGATGCTTTCCTCGAGCCTGGTATTGCTTGCCGCGAGCCCAAGCCAGCTAGGCCTGGCAATGTTCTCAGCGCTGGTCTTCGGCCTTGCCTATATGAGCCTTACGGGGCTGTACCTGATGACCGGCATCCGCCTGCTGCCGGGTCGACTCTCGATGGGGCCGGTGTTGCCTTTCATGGCGGTAGCACTGGGGCAAGCTACGGGATCACCCATTGCAGGCATGCTGGTAGACGGCTTCGGCTATGCCTATGCGTTTTCGATTTTCTCGGTTATCGGCATCGTGGTAGCGATTCTGTCGCCGATATATCCGGGCCACATCGATTATTGGGCAGACTGGGCCGAGGAAACTGCAGGAGAACCACAGGAGGAGCAGGTGTCGGTTGAAGATACCGGTCTCCAGGCAGCATATGATCAACAGTTGCTGGATGAAAAT encodes:
- a CDS encoding Acg family FMN-binding oxidoreductase, translating into MKILWRHGDGQASDRAARLKELIRYATLAPSGHNTQCWRFRVTDDAIAILPDLSRRTPVVDPDDHHLYVSLGCAAENLSLAAQASGLSGEVTFHPEGDGEVRVTLTPCQPELSPLFEAIPARQCTRTDYDGTPLTDNELSLLQAAGTGKGVSISLLTERKAMEKVLEFVLQANSLQIGNRSFRQELENWIRFGDREAVEAGDGLFARSMGSPATPRWLGRWLFRSLFRQGVENAKVARQVRSSAGIAVFISESDDRAHWVEAGRCYQRFALQATALGICNAFINQPIEEASVRPVFTEALGLVGGRPDLVVRFGRGKAMPRSLRRPVEAVLIPSSPA
- a CDS encoding pyridoxamine 5'-phosphate oxidase family protein, with translation MSSPEHKQKIWKMIKDIKVGMLVTLDGETPRARPMHLVQDEYDGTLWFFTRRSAEKVSETSRDHDVCLSFSDQEEGVYVSLSGKANLTADRELVEKYWNPFVAAWFPDGKDDPDLALLEIKVTMGEHWKAKESKVFQLYEFAKANVKKDATPNLGENEKFGG
- a CDS encoding TetR/AcrR family transcriptional regulator, translating into MPASKRDQLLATAERLFYEQGFHATGIDRIVAAAGVVRMTLYNHFASKEALVSAVLQARHERFVASLDAAMSAASPGQATRALVDAHGRWLEAYSPHGCIMTKAMGEFAEHSAEIHALARSSKRDLLTRLETAVALDGLGHHPDLARRLFLVLEGCNTAVLLLGMRTALADTRSVVDALLAAAWSKDQ
- a CDS encoding MFS transporter, which encodes MRTLSNMGFAFFGAALIAISFGLARFAFGLYVPSISTDLELTAYLIGIIGALPLISFVLATLVAPFAADRLGARLLAVLSSGFGAVGLALISLASDALSLGVGVFVCGICTGLMMPALTAAMQAMVSRTMHGRVSSIMNAGTSIGIIVAVPTVVFLSNAWRFTYTMFAMLAGIGVVAAWYFLPSVSRIMPANAAPPPPISRLQWSRLIRLTLFAFAMGFIAAPYWLFAPDLTVTLGDLHPGHTGWLWFAVGIAGLGGAMVSDLADRNNPPITQALMLMMLSSSLVLLAASPSQLGLAMFSALVFGLAYMSLTGLYLMTGIRLLPGRLSMGPVLPFMAVALGQATGSPIAGMLVDGFGYAYAFSIFSVIGIVVAILSPIYPGHIDYWADWAEETAGEPQEEQVSVEDTGLQAAYDQQLLDENGEPVEPVAEDEDSPSTPRLL